The following DNA comes from Mucilaginibacter jinjuensis.
TCAGACATTTGCAGGATCTGCTGATCGGTCTCCGGCGTGGCACCAATAATTACCTGGGTACTCTGACCAGCCGGAGCAAACATAGGTGCTTTCTTAAACAGTTTCTTTTCTTCGGTACGCAGGATGATCTCATCTTTCAGGAAATTCATCGGCGTGATCATGTCCTGCCGGTTTTTCTCTGGCGCTAAAAGTTTAAGCCCTGCTTCGGTTGGCATTTCGAGGTTAATGCTCAGTCGATCGGCATACAGGCCAGCCTCACGCATCAATTCGTCACTGGCACCGGGGATACTTTTAAGATGGATATAACCGTTAAAATTATGTTCGAGGCGAAGTTTTTTAGCTACTTGTACCAAACGTTCCATCGTATAATCGGCATCCTTAAAAATACCCGAACTCAAAAACAGGCCCTCTATATAATTACGGCGGTAAAAACTGATGGTAAGATCCACCACTTCCTGCACCGTAAATGCGGCTCGTTTAATGTCATTGTTTTTGCGCGATACACAGTAGGCACAATCGTAAATACAAACGTTGGTAAACAGGATTTTTAATAGAGAAACACATCGCCCGTCTTCGGTGTAGGTATGGCAAATGCCGTTACTGGCATTGCCTAAACCCTTATCCTTGTTTTGCCGTTTGCTCCCGCTCGATGCACACGATACATCGTATTTAGCGGCATCGGCCAATATGTTTAACTTTTCGGTAATCCTCTCCACATTCATACAAATCAAAATTACTAAAAATATTAGCAAATAAAAATTCTATTAAACCTTTATCAGTGCCTCAGGTTGTAGATAAAAATTACAGAGCATGGAACCAATATTAACATTGAAGAGTCTCAGAAATTGGCTAATAAAGCATACATTATTTGTCCGTATTCTAAAGCTACCAGGGGAAGCATGGATGTGAAGGTAATAGCAGAATAGAATCAAGAGACAAGAATCGAGAATCAAAATATTCTTGGAAAGTTAGAGTACAACGGATTAGTTTATATTATTAACTAATTCACAACTTAATGCTCTAAGTAACTCGAAAAGACAGTAGTATCGTATTTTTTACGCTTGACATCGGCGCTAAAGGTCAGAAAATACGCTATATTTATGGACAAATATGCAAAAACTCAGCTCCTACCTAAAGCTTCTCCGTGTACACCAGTGGAGCAAAAATCTGTTTATTTTCCTGCCGGCTTTCTTCGCATTAAAGCTTTATCAGCCAGCTGTTATTCATAATTGCCTTCTGGCATTTTTTGGATTTTCATTTTTAGCCAGCGCTGTTTATGTTTTTAACGATATGCTGGATATTGAGGAGGATAAAATACACCCTAAAAAACGTAACCGCCCCTTAGCCAGCGGCGCAGTTAGCGTTAAAGAAGGTATTGTTTTAATTGTTGTTTTGCTTATTGCAGCCGCGTTATTATTTGCTGTTTTAGGTAACACGGTTGCCAGCATAGTAGCAGGTGTTTACCTTGTGCAAAATATTTTGTACACCATTAAACTCAAGCATGTTTCGCTACTGGATGTAATGCTGATCTCTACCGGCTTTGTGTTGCGTATTTTAATTGGCGGAGCAGCTACAAATACAGGGCTCTCGCACTGGATCATTTTGATGACCCTGGTGCTGGCGCTTTTCCTGGCCCTGGCCAAACGCCGCGATGATGTTTATATTTATGTGCAGACAGACCAGAAAGCACGCAAAAACTTAGAAGGTTATAATCTCGACTTTTTAAACGTAGCTATTACCGTAATGGCTACCGTAGTAATTGTGTGTTACATTATGTATTGCACTTCGCCCGAAATTACATCGCGGTTTGGGGGCAATACTTACCTCACCTCGTTTTTTGTGATACTCGGTATATTAAGATACCTGCAGCTTACCTTTGTTTGGTTAATTAGCGGTAGCCCTACTATGGTGCTGCTTAAAAACCGCTTTCTGCAAGTGATTATCCTCGGTTGGATCGTATCGTTTTTCTTAATTATTTACCTGAAGGTTTAATATGCAGCTTTCTTTACAACGCAATAACCGGGTTTTATTTTTAACAGGCGGTATGCTGATTACTACCATTGCTATGGTATTGATCATAGTGGCACTCTGTTTTTTTGCAGGGTTTACGGTTGCTGCATGGCAGTTTCCAATGGCGTTTATTTTAACTGGGGGGCTTTATTACTTCATCAGCAAAAACAAACTCAACAACACCGGTGCTTTTATCCAGTCTGTAATAATAAGTGCTTTAGTAATAATCGCCTCTGTTATAATTGCCTGCTGTTTTTATGATGTTACCTACGATGGCCAATCGTACCACCAGGAAGGTATCTACCAATTAGCACATGGCTGGAATACGTTTAAAACCTTACTGCCAAAATCGGTTAATATGGCTATCTATATTAATCATTACGGTAAGGGTGTCGAGATCCCGCAGAGCACATTGTACGCCTTAACCGGGCATATTGAAGCTGGCAAGGCCGCCAACCTGATATTACTTATTGCTACATTCTGCCTCATGTTATCGTTGCTATTAGGCTTAAATAAGCTAACGATGCCGAGATGTATACTGATAGCTATACTGGCTACCTGTAACCCTATTATTATTAACCAGCTAATCAGCACTTATGTTGATGGGCAACTGGCCATGATGGTACAATGCTTGTTTGTAGTAGCTATCTGGCTTGTTTTTGATAGCAGTATTTATAACCTGCTTTTACTTGCCGTGGTGGTTATTATTGGAGCTAATGTAAAGTTTACAGGGTTGGTTTATGTGGTGATATTTACAGCAGCTTTTTTAGGTTGGTTGCTGTATACTAAAAAGATTGAGTTGTTTAAGAAGGTTATTTATACGGCAATAGCATCCGGTATTGTAGCTGTGTTGATTGTGGGCTATAATCCTTATGTAGTTAATACGGTTAAGTTTCAGCATCCGTTTTATCCGTTAATGGGTAAAAATAAAGTAGATATTGTGGGCTATAACCTGCCGCCTGGTTTTGAGCAGAAAGGTGGTATGGATAAGCTTTTTACTTCGCTGCTTGCCCATACCGATAACCAGATTTCTGATAAACAAAAGACCGTAACACTTAAAATTCCCTTCACGGTTAATAAAACAGATTTTACCAATTCATTTAAGCCAGATACGCGTATAGCAGGCTTTGGTCCGTTTTTTAGCGGGATACTGTTGCTCGCCTTCGCTTTGCTGGTTGTATTGCTGCTGAAGCCCGGTAAGTTTGCGCTAATTAAAAACCTGGTTTACCTGATAGCTGTAATTTTAGCAGTGGTATTGATCATGCCCGAATCCTGGTGGGCAAGGTATATTCCGCAATTATGGTATTTGCCTATTGTGGTATTACTGGCTGCCGAATTATATCATACCAAACACAAAATATTAAGAGGCTTTTTATACCTCTTCATTATTTTTAATGTGGTTTTAACCTTTGGCGGTTTCGGTTGGAATTTAATGATGACAATGCTGGTGAACCATCAGATTGCCAAGTTGAAAGCCGCGCATCAAACCATCACCGTTCAGTTTGGTGATTTAAAGGCGAACCGTTTTCGTTTGGAGGAAAACCATATTCCGTATAAAGAAGCAATTCTTGATGGAGTTCCAAAGGTTGAGATCTTCATCCGGTCTGATTCTAAATTTATAATACCTGATAATGTTGCCAATTACCCCGAATCAAAATTTTTAAAATGGGCGGAGAAATTCAATTAACAGATAAAAAAGTAATCGCCGCTTTCGATTTCGACGGCACCATAACCACACGCGATACCCTGCCTGTGTTTGTATGGTATGCTACCAAACTTTGGCGCATATTATCGGGCACCTTAATGGTTGTGCCTTTCGTAGCTTTATTTAAGCTGAAGGTAATCCCCAATTACCAGGCTAAAGAACGATTATTTAAAGCCTTTTTTGCCGGGGTTAAAGTGGATAAGTTCACAGCACTATGCACAGGATTTAAATCCGTTATAGATAAATTGGTTAATCCCGATGCCCTGGCTAAAATAAGATGGCACCATGAGC
Coding sequences within:
- a CDS encoding putative DNA modification/repair radical SAM protein, translated to MNVERITEKLNILADAAKYDVSCASSGSKRQNKDKGLGNASNGICHTYTEDGRCVSLLKILFTNVCIYDCAYCVSRKNNDIKRAAFTVQEVVDLTISFYRRNYIEGLFLSSGIFKDADYTMERLVQVAKKLRLEHNFNGYIHLKSIPGASDELMREAGLYADRLSINLEMPTEAGLKLLAPEKNRQDMITPMNFLKDEIILRTEEKKLFKKAPMFAPAGQSTQVIIGATPETDQQILQMSDQFYKGFKLKRVYYSGYVPVLSDSRLPALNTAVPMVRENRLYQADWLMRFYHFKVNEIVNHDNPLLDLDIDPKLSWAIRNLHEFPVDINKADLRMILRVPGIGVQSAQKIVAARAFRKLNWDQLKRLGIAINRARYFITCNSPQYERRDLTGTAIKQYILAESQSKYIKNSTVQLNLF
- a CDS encoding UbiA prenyltransferase family protein, whose amino-acid sequence is MQKLSSYLKLLRVHQWSKNLFIFLPAFFALKLYQPAVIHNCLLAFFGFSFLASAVYVFNDMLDIEEDKIHPKKRNRPLASGAVSVKEGIVLIVVLLIAAALLFAVLGNTVASIVAGVYLVQNILYTIKLKHVSLLDVMLISTGFVLRILIGGAATNTGLSHWIILMTLVLALFLALAKRRDDVYIYVQTDQKARKNLEGYNLDFLNVAITVMATVVIVCYIMYCTSPEITSRFGGNTYLTSFFVILGILRYLQLTFVWLISGSPTMVLLKNRFLQVIILGWIVSFFLIIYLKV
- a CDS encoding HAD-IB family hydrolase → MGGEIQLTDKKVIAAFDFDGTITTRDTLPVFVWYATKLWRILSGTLMVVPFVALFKLKVIPNYQAKERLFKAFFAGVKVDKFTALCTGFKSVIDKLVNPDALAKIRWHHEQGHEVIIISASAENWINPWAIEQGIKTVLATQLQVIDDKITGVFLTKNCHGPEKVARLLAAYPDRKNYILYAYGDSNGDKELLAFADHSFYRSY